The following proteins come from a genomic window of Nostoc sp. TCL26-01:
- a CDS encoding response regulator: MNLNNNNNYKGNILVVDDTPDNLRLLSAMLTAQGFEVRKALNGKMALMACQIVLPDVILLDINMPDMDGYQVCQQLKADDKTCEVPVIFISALDDILDKAKAFDVGGVDYITKPFHCAEVVLRIENQINLRSLQIRLQEKNFLLQEALNNLKASQVQLIQNEKMVALGQLVAGIAHEVNNPISFIYGNLQYANQYIQELIKIVELYQQEYPHPTPKMQTVIKDTDLSFVINDLQNLMGAMYRGSDRIREIVLALQNFSRHDEAKMKSVNIHQGIDNTLLMLQHRLKSTPNRPEIDVIKEYSDLPLITCYPSELNQVFMHILNNAIDALDAPNENNSPRIVPNVGTFQEMPMNQRFGLRTSQIDPLWVTLRKATHNLQPSGLYRKWEEPLNQNPQIRIRTEVLGSHTLKIAIADNGVGIDQAWQSHLFDPFFTTKPVGKGTGLGLSISYQIIVQKHQGQITCSSSSGQGAEFAIIIPIIPASM; encoded by the coding sequence ATGAATTTAAATAATAACAACAATTATAAAGGGAATATTTTGGTAGTAGATGATACACCAGACAATTTACGTCTTTTATCAGCAATGTTAACAGCACAAGGTTTTGAAGTCCGTAAAGCATTAAATGGTAAAATGGCATTGATGGCGTGTCAAATAGTCTTACCTGATGTAATTTTGCTGGATATTAATATGCCAGATATGGATGGCTATCAAGTTTGTCAGCAATTGAAAGCTGATGATAAAACCTGCGAAGTACCAGTAATTTTTATTAGCGCACTTGATGATATATTGGACAAAGCTAAGGCTTTTGATGTTGGTGGAGTAGATTATATTACTAAGCCTTTTCATTGTGCAGAAGTAGTATTACGAATTGAAAATCAAATCAATCTCCGTTCGTTGCAAATTAGATTACAAGAAAAAAACTTTTTATTGCAAGAAGCTCTCAATAATTTAAAAGCATCACAAGTACAACTAATTCAAAATGAAAAAATGGTAGCTTTGGGACAGCTAGTAGCAGGAATTGCCCATGAAGTTAATAACCCCATCAGTTTTATCTATGGTAATCTTCAATACGCTAATCAATACATACAAGAATTAATCAAAATTGTTGAACTTTATCAACAAGAGTATCCGCATCCAACGCCCAAGATGCAAACAGTAATTAAAGATACAGACCTAAGTTTTGTGATCAATGATTTACAAAACTTGATGGGTGCAATGTACAGAGGATCTGATCGCATTCGAGAAATTGTGCTGGCATTGCAAAACTTCTCCCGACATGATGAAGCAAAAATGAAATCAGTTAATATTCATCAAGGCATCGATAATACCCTGTTAATGTTACAGCATCGACTCAAGTCAACACCAAATCGGCCAGAAATTGATGTCATTAAAGAGTATAGCGATTTGCCGTTGATTACTTGTTATCCGAGTGAATTAAACCAGGTATTTATGCACATACTCAATAATGCTATAGATGCTTTAGATGCTCCCAATGAAAATAATTCCCCAAGAATAGTACCGAATGTAGGAACTTTTCAGGAGATGCCTATGAATCAGCGATTTGGCTTACGCACTAGTCAAATAGATCCTCTCTGGGTAACTCTTCGCAAAGCGACACATAATTTACAACCATCAGGACTGTACAGAAAATGGGAAGAACCTTTAAATCAAAATCCCCAAATTCGCATTCGTACTGAAGTGCTGGGTTCACATACTTTGAAAATTGCGATCGCCGATAATGGCGTAGGTATTGATCAAGCCTGGCAATCTCATCTGTTTGACCCATTTTTTACCACAAAACCAGTAGGGAAGGGTACTGGATTAGGATTATCAATTAGCTATCAGATTATCGTCCAAAAACACCAAGGGCAGATTACTTGTTCTTCCTCATCAGGTCAAGGTGCAGAGTTTGCAATTATCATCCCCATTATACCAGCATCCATGTGA